The following proteins are encoded in a genomic region of Gimesia algae:
- a CDS encoding sugar phosphate isomerase/epimerase family protein, with translation MQLGFVTAILPDYDLRSVFQAAAEIGYDCVEVMCWPEGNDSRRYAGITHISAEQFTDSDVATISQLSDEFGIEISALGYYPNPLCPDPEEAGKYMEHIQKVIAASGKLGINRMNTFIGRDWKKSVDENWPRFLQTWPEIIQSAEQQQVRIGIENCPMSFTQDEWPGGKNLACTPAIWRRMYADIPSKYFGLNYDPSHLVWMQMDYVAPIRDFADRIFHVHAKDVRVDQHRLDQVGIMAYPLDYHTPKLPGLGQVDWGSFFSQLNEIGYQGPVCVEVEDRAYEGSTESCLAALRQCHTYLRNYIPCRE, from the coding sequence ATGCAACTGGGGTTTGTGACGGCCATTTTACCAGATTATGATCTACGCAGTGTATTTCAGGCGGCAGCAGAAATCGGCTATGATTGTGTGGAAGTCATGTGCTGGCCTGAAGGAAACGATTCCCGGCGCTATGCGGGAATTACCCATATTTCTGCTGAACAGTTTACCGATTCCGATGTCGCGACCATTTCACAGCTCTCCGATGAATTCGGTATCGAGATCAGTGCGCTGGGCTATTATCCGAATCCTCTCTGTCCCGATCCGGAGGAGGCCGGTAAGTATATGGAGCATATTCAGAAGGTCATCGCCGCATCGGGAAAACTGGGGATCAATCGCATGAATACCTTCATCGGCCGGGACTGGAAAAAGTCGGTCGATGAGAACTGGCCTCGTTTTCTGCAGACCTGGCCTGAGATTATTCAATCTGCGGAACAGCAACAGGTACGCATCGGTATCGAAAACTGTCCGATGTCGTTTACCCAGGACGAATGGCCGGGCGGGAAAAATCTGGCCTGCACTCCTGCGATCTGGCGGCGGATGTATGCGGATATTCCCAGTAAATATTTTGGCCTGAATTATGATCCTTCCCATCTGGTGTGGATGCAGATGGATTATGTGGCTCCTATTCGTGATTTTGCCGATCGGATATTCCATGTGCATGCCAAGGATGTGCGTGTCGATCAGCATCGGCTGGATCAGGTAGGAATTATGGCGTATCCCCTGGATTATCATACTCCCAAGTTACCTGGACTGGGTCAGGTTGACTGGGGCAGTTTCTTTTCACAATTGAATGAGATTGGTTACCAGGGACCGGTGTGTGTGGAAGTTGAGGATCGTGCCTATGAAGGCTCCACAGAATCGTGTCTGGCTGCGTTGAGACAGTGTCATACTTACCTGCGAAATTATATTCCCTGTCGAGAGTAA
- a CDS encoding DUF1559 family PulG-like putative transporter: protein MEKVLLTRKRGFTLIELLVVIAIIAILIALLLPAVQQAREAARRSQCKNNLKQIGLALHNYHDNFNTFPPGDVRRTYGSGVQSWTTSMLGWIPRILPFLDQSVIYNKINWEMESGVSAAPNNSIRREKLTVVRCPSDSSRQPSSTYGPTNYMACRGTGASSTSNIAGSIFAQNSNVRIRDIEDGTTNTMMVSETYASAPFCSDQPSSGVCPASCRVTSGFPSYTGGAQQGYSWFYAQIYESHYFGTVYPPNDKFPDCGAGSSTTAALLAARSKHVGGVHVLLADGSVRFGSENIDLSIWKDLGHPADGNILGEW, encoded by the coding sequence ATGGAAAAAGTGTTGCTCACTAGAAAGCGTGGTTTCACGCTCATTGAATTGCTGGTCGTGATTGCCATCATCGCGATCCTGATTGCCTTATTATTGCCAGCCGTTCAACAGGCGCGTGAAGCGGCCCGTCGTTCGCAGTGCAAAAACAATCTCAAGCAGATTGGTCTCGCGTTGCACAACTATCATGATAACTTCAATACGTTTCCTCCCGGTGATGTCAGAAGAACCTACGGTTCAGGCGTTCAATCCTGGACTACTAGTATGCTGGGCTGGATCCCCCGCATCCTTCCCTTCCTGGACCAGTCTGTGATTTACAATAAGATCAACTGGGAGATGGAGAGTGGCGTCAGTGCTGCTCCCAATAACAGTATCCGCAGGGAAAAATTGACGGTTGTCCGTTGTCCCAGTGATTCTTCGCGCCAGCCCTCCTCTACTTACGGACCGACAAACTACATGGCCTGTCGCGGTACGGGTGCCTCATCTACCTCAAATATTGCAGGTTCCATTTTTGCACAAAACAGCAATGTCCGAATTCGTGACATTGAAGATGGTACCACGAATACCATGATGGTCTCGGAAACCTACGCCAGCGCCCCATTCTGCAGCGATCAGCCGTCAAGTGGCGTCTGCCCTGCCAGTTGTCGCGTCACCAGTGGGTTCCCTTCATATACGGGAGGCGCTCAACAGGGTTATTCCTGGTTCTACGCCCAGATTTATGAATCGCATTATTTCGGGACGGTTTATCCACCCAATGATAAATTCCCAGACTGTGGCGCAGGCTCAAGTACAACAGCAGCACTGCTGGCCGCCCGCAGTAAGCATGTGGGTGGAGTCCATGTTCTACTGGCTGACGGATCAGTCCGTTTTGGTTCAGAGAATATTGATCTCTCGATCTGGAAAGACCTGGGACATCCCGCCGATGGTAATATTCTTGGCGAATGGTAA
- a CDS encoding FeoA family protein, whose amino-acid sequence MTLNQLIKGQIARITRIKGEDAISIRLMEMGLIDGEQIQLLGKAPLGDPLEYAVRGYRLSLRLNEAKCVEVEIV is encoded by the coding sequence ATGACATTGAATCAACTTATTAAAGGTCAAATTGCACGAATCACACGGATCAAAGGTGAAGACGCCATTTCCATTCGCCTGATGGAAATGGGACTCATCGATGGAGAGCAGATTCAGTTGCTGGGAAAAGCACCACTGGGTGACCCGCTGGAGTATGCAGTGCGAGGTTACCGGTTATCCCTGCGTTTAAACGAGGCCAAGTGCGTTGAAGTCGAGATTGTATAA
- the deoC gene encoding deoxyribose-phosphate aldolase: MEDQFKKISKMIDHSLLSPILTVPELEAGCQLALAYDVASVCIMPFYLKRCAEILEHSTVHPSTTIGFPHGGHTVVMKQREAEQAILDGCEELDMVVNLSRVLSGDWKYVENEIGAITRIAHQSGQKIKVIFENCYLTEDQKIRLCRICASLRVDWVKTSTGYGTGGVTLDDLKLMRAHSPDRVQIKAAGGIRTLDQLLEVRDLGVSRVGASATRVILDTCRTRLKLPAVSL, translated from the coding sequence ATGGAAGATCAGTTTAAAAAAATATCAAAAATGATCGATCACTCCCTGTTAAGTCCCATATTAACTGTTCCGGAACTGGAGGCGGGCTGTCAACTGGCGTTGGCGTATGATGTGGCCAGTGTGTGTATTATGCCATTTTACCTCAAGCGATGTGCCGAAATTCTGGAACATTCCACAGTTCACCCCAGCACAACCATTGGCTTTCCGCATGGGGGACATACGGTGGTTATGAAACAGCGCGAAGCAGAACAGGCGATTCTGGATGGTTGTGAAGAACTGGACATGGTCGTCAATCTTTCGCGGGTGCTTAGTGGTGACTGGAAGTATGTGGAGAACGAAATCGGGGCGATCACCCGAATCGCGCACCAGTCAGGCCAGAAAATCAAAGTGATTTTCGAGAACTGTTATTTGACCGAAGATCAGAAAATCAGGCTGTGTCGCATTTGTGCCAGTCTGCGCGTGGACTGGGTGAAAACCTCGACCGGATATGGCACGGGAGGCGTCACATTGGATGACTTGAAGTTGATGCGGGCACACAGTCCCGACCGGGTGCAAATCAAAGCGGCAGGGGGCATCCGTACGCTGGATCAACTTCTTGAGGTTCGTGATCTGGGGGTGAGCCGCGTCGGTGCCAGTGCCACACGCGTCATTCTGGATACCTGTCGGACCCGGTTGAAGCTGCCCGCAGTTTCCTTATAA
- a CDS encoding DUF1559 family PulG-like putative transporter, with protein MGLALHNDHDNFQMFPPGDVRRTYGSGVSAVPNSNLRKEKLPAVRCPSDSSHQPDGNDGPTICLACRGTTMNTASAPVTLIFWNNSNTKIREVGDGITNTIMVSETYASAEFCTEQTTASNGVCPATCTSFNGGLTGGQQVYSWMYASLYEATYFGTAYTPNNKQPDCGASSSSQAAHLAARSKHTGGAHALLGDGSVRFASDSIDSQIWINLGNPADGNVLGEW; from the coding sequence ATTGGACTCGCCTTGCACAACGATCATGACAACTTCCAGATGTTCCCACCGGGGGATGTCCGCAGAACTTATGGCTCAGGTGTGAGTGCCGTCCCAAACAGCAACCTGCGGAAGGAAAAACTTCCTGCCGTCCGCTGTCCCAGCGATTCTTCACATCAGCCGGATGGCAACGATGGCCCCACCATCTGCCTGGCCTGTCGGGGCACAACCATGAACACCGCAAGTGCCCCTGTTACTTTGATCTTCTGGAACAACAGTAACACGAAGATTCGTGAAGTCGGAGATGGGATCACGAATACAATCATGGTTTCAGAAACGTACGCCAGCGCAGAATTCTGCACCGAGCAAACTACTGCATCGAACGGCGTCTGCCCAGCAACCTGTACCAGTTTCAACGGCGGTTTAACAGGCGGACAGCAGGTTTACTCGTGGATGTACGCGTCTTTATATGAAGCCACATATTTCGGAACTGCCTACACCCCAAATAATAAGCAGCCCGACTGTGGTGCCAGCTCAAGCTCGCAGGCAGCACATCTGGCTGCACGCAGTAAGCACACGGGAGGCGCTCATGCGTTGCTCGGTGATGGTTCCGTGCGGTTTGCATCCGACAGCATTGACTCCCAGATCTGGATTAATCTGGGGAATCCCGCTGACGGAAACGTGCTGGGTGAGTGGTAA
- a CDS encoding DUF1559 domain-containing protein encodes MEKVLLTKKRGFTLIELLVVIAIIAILIALLLPAVQQAREAARRSTCKNNLKQIGLALHNYHDNFQMFPPGDVRRTYGSGVQSWTTSQLGWIPRILPFLDQSVIYNQINFEMEHGVSAAPNNSLRAEKLPAVRCPSDSSRQPSSSYGPTNYMACRGNNTTTTSNKGTSMFWNNSDVRIRDVEDGTTNTMMVSETFASADLCTEQPSGGVCPATCTKYTGGAQQGYSWMYASLYEAAYYGTVYTPNNKQPDCGGSSSSQSAHLSARSKHTGGAHVLLGDGSVRFAGDNIDTTIWRNLGNPADGNILGEW; translated from the coding sequence ATGGAAAAAGTGTTGCTCACTAAAAAGCGTGGTTTCACGCTCATTGAATTGTTGGTCGTGATTGCCATTATCGCGATCCTGATTGCATTATTATTGCCAGCCGTTCAACAGGCGCGTGAAGCTGCCCGTCGCTCAACTTGTAAAAATAATCTCAAGCAGATTGGTCTCGCTCTGCACAACTATCACGACAACTTCCAGATGTTCCCACCGGGAGATGTCCGCAGAACTTATGGTTCCGGCGTTCAATCCTGGACTACGAGCCAACTGGGTTGGATTCCCCGCATTCTGCCTTTCCTGGACCAGTCGGTGATCTATAACCAGATCAACTTCGAAATGGAGCATGGAGTGAGTGCTGCTCCCAACAACAGTCTTCGCGCAGAAAAACTGCCAGCCGTCCGCTGCCCCAGTGACTCTTCACGCCAACCCTCGTCATCTTACGGTCCCACCAACTATATGGCTTGCCGTGGTAACAATACAACCACGACCAGTAACAAAGGGACTTCGATGTTCTGGAATAACAGTGATGTCCGGATCCGCGATGTCGAAGATGGGACCACCAATACCATGATGGTTTCAGAAACATTCGCGAGTGCCGATTTGTGTACGGAACAGCCATCGGGGGGCGTTTGCCCTGCCACATGTACGAAATATACTGGAGGTGCCCAACAGGGGTATTCCTGGATGTATGCTTCATTATACGAAGCGGCCTATTATGGAACGGTTTATACCCCCAACAATAAACAACCAGACTGTGGCGGTAGTTCCAGTTCACAGTCAGCCCACCTGTCGGCACGCAGTAAGCACACAGGTGGTGCCCATGTTCTGCTCGGCGATGGCTCAGTTCGCTTCGCTGGCGACAACATTGACACAACCATCTGGAGAAATCTGGGGAATCCCGCTGATGGAAATATTCTGGGTGAGTGGTAA
- the feoB gene encoding ferrous iron transport protein B, whose translation MTNSSIVPKQQTVQQQKMTIAIIGNPNTGKSTLFNLLSGGHAHIGNFPGVTVEKKVGSVNWDGRQIDLVDLPGTYSLAPRSIDEMLAVDVLLGRQKGVPRPDAIICIADASNLERNLYLFSQVLDLSTPVVLVLNMCDMARSRGIEIDAKALSEKLGQPVVCTEAHRGKGIQELKSAILNIDPGSRHEVQQLFPDAFYAERSKLREKLASDQDESPPDFLIDRLLLDVGGYVESYFEHHSHHGLIDQLHEARARLKESGCAVPATEARVRYGWTRELLKGVLQQPEVQQETTSDKIDRWLTHPAFGFLFFFLLMFFVFQSVFTWAGPAMDLIDDGGGAAAGVVESMIAPGPLRSLLVDGVIAGVGGVLIFLPQIVILYFFIAVLEDSGYMARAAFIMDRLMRSLGLSGKSFIPLMSSYACAVPGIMATRVIENRHERLTTILVAPLMSCSARWPVYVLFIAAFIPNIVYFSIGSVTVVTLPGIVLFAMSTIGAVVAIPVAWFLKRVCFKGDVAPFVMELPGYKWPSPRNVIYRVYSRGKSFVVKAGTLIFATSILVWAAGYFPGDHSEQFTLQEQIETVDASVEKAEAQLTAAKEDTLENVENLEVQLNNLEATQSLLYERQNHVSSQLIENSYLGQAGHLIEPVVKPLGWDWKIGVGVIASFPAREVIISTLGTIYSLGGDVGEDDEGLIGSIRAATWPDGRKVFNIPVAISIMVFFALCAQCAATLMVMRRETNSWFWPVVSFTYMTTLAYLGALVSYQVGMLLI comes from the coding sequence ATGACCAACTCTTCCATTGTCCCAAAACAACAAACTGTGCAACAACAGAAGATGACGATTGCCATTATCGGGAATCCGAATACGGGAAAGAGCACACTGTTCAATCTGCTCTCGGGGGGGCATGCCCATATCGGTAATTTTCCCGGAGTGACTGTCGAAAAAAAAGTGGGCAGTGTGAACTGGGACGGGCGGCAGATCGATCTGGTTGATCTGCCGGGGACTTATAGTCTGGCGCCCCGCTCGATCGATGAGATGCTGGCAGTGGATGTGCTGCTGGGCAGGCAGAAAGGGGTCCCGCGGCCCGATGCGATTATCTGCATAGCCGATGCCTCGAACCTGGAACGGAACCTGTATCTGTTCAGCCAGGTACTTGATCTGTCCACACCTGTGGTCCTGGTATTGAATATGTGTGACATGGCACGGTCCCGTGGTATTGAGATAGACGCCAAGGCGCTGTCAGAAAAACTGGGGCAACCTGTTGTTTGCACAGAAGCCCATCGCGGCAAAGGAATTCAGGAACTCAAGTCGGCGATTTTAAATATTGATCCCGGTAGCCGGCATGAAGTTCAGCAGTTATTTCCGGATGCATTTTATGCAGAGCGTTCAAAGCTGCGGGAAAAACTGGCTTCTGATCAGGATGAGAGTCCTCCTGATTTTCTGATCGACCGGCTGTTACTGGATGTGGGTGGATACGTCGAATCTTATTTTGAGCACCATTCTCATCATGGGTTGATTGATCAGCTGCATGAAGCGCGTGCACGCCTGAAGGAATCCGGGTGTGCGGTGCCTGCGACAGAAGCCCGTGTGCGTTACGGCTGGACACGTGAGCTATTAAAGGGAGTGCTTCAGCAACCGGAGGTTCAACAGGAAACGACCTCAGACAAAATCGATCGCTGGCTGACACATCCTGCGTTTGGTTTTCTGTTCTTTTTTCTTCTGATGTTTTTTGTGTTTCAGTCTGTGTTCACCTGGGCTGGTCCTGCGATGGATCTCATCGATGATGGGGGAGGGGCGGCTGCAGGAGTGGTCGAATCGATGATTGCCCCCGGTCCCCTGCGGAGTCTGCTGGTGGATGGTGTTATTGCCGGGGTGGGAGGGGTTCTGATCTTCCTGCCACAGATTGTGATTCTCTATTTCTTTATCGCCGTACTGGAAGACAGCGGTTACATGGCACGGGCTGCGTTTATCATGGATCGGCTGATGCGCAGTCTGGGGCTGAGCGGGAAATCGTTTATCCCCCTGATGTCATCCTATGCATGCGCAGTTCCGGGGATCATGGCGACACGCGTGATCGAAAATCGTCACGAACGCCTGACGACAATTCTGGTGGCGCCACTGATGAGTTGCTCTGCACGCTGGCCCGTGTATGTACTGTTCATCGCCGCATTCATTCCTAATATTGTGTACTTCTCAATCGGCAGCGTGACAGTGGTGACTCTGCCTGGAATCGTGCTGTTTGCCATGTCAACCATTGGCGCAGTCGTCGCCATTCCTGTCGCCTGGTTTCTGAAACGCGTCTGCTTTAAGGGGGATGTGGCACCGTTTGTGATGGAACTGCCCGGGTATAAATGGCCATCACCGCGGAATGTGATCTATCGCGTCTATAGTCGGGGTAAGTCATTTGTCGTGAAGGCAGGCACCCTGATTTTTGCAACGTCGATTCTGGTCTGGGCAGCCGGTTATTTTCCCGGCGATCACAGCGAGCAGTTCACGTTGCAGGAGCAGATCGAAACAGTAGATGCTTCTGTGGAGAAAGCAGAAGCACAACTGACAGCAGCGAAAGAAGATACTCTGGAAAATGTAGAAAACCTGGAAGTCCAGCTGAATAATCTTGAGGCGACTCAGTCGCTGCTGTATGAACGGCAAAATCATGTCAGCAGCCAACTGATCGAAAACAGTTATCTCGGCCAGGCAGGTCACCTGATTGAACCCGTTGTGAAGCCATTAGGCTGGGACTGGAAGATAGGAGTGGGAGTGATTGCATCGTTCCCTGCCCGGGAAGTGATCATTTCCACGTTGGGTACGATCTACAGCCTGGGAGGCGATGTGGGAGAAGATGACGAGGGGCTGATTGGATCCATTCGCGCTGCCACCTGGCCGGACGGTCGGAAGGTATTTAATATTCCTGTGGCAATTTCGATCATGGTCTTTTTCGCCTTGTGTGCCCAATGTGCTGCTACATTAATGGTGATGCGGCGGGAAACCAACAGCTGGTTCTGGCCGGTGGTTTCATTTACTTACATGACGACACTGGCCTATCTGGGAGCCCTGGTTTCTTACCAGGTCGGCATGTTGTTAATCTGA
- a CDS encoding SPFH domain-containing protein yields the protein MTEERVYHPMPGWFPLTVCLVGMLTAGLLFVFGAVQESVPLVLLGVLAGPACLVGLFGCMAIAPNQARVLLLFGEYKGSVMQSGFFWVNPFFSKKKISLRIRNFETGSVSTPEQKDQAGNIIQHKIRSGGRPSKVNDRDGNPIDISAVVVWRVVNTAEAMFEVDDYEDFVSVQSEAALRNLASRHPYDSEDHELSLRGNTQDICDQLKVDIQERLEKAGVEVIESRISHLAYAQEIAAAMLQRQQAQAVVAARTKIVEGAVGMVDMALKHLSEGKIVELNEDRRAALVSNLLVVLCSDRHTQPVVNTGSSGS from the coding sequence ATGACTGAAGAACGTGTTTATCATCCGATGCCGGGTTGGTTTCCGCTGACCGTCTGCCTGGTAGGAATGCTGACAGCAGGGCTCCTGTTTGTTTTTGGGGCCGTTCAAGAGAGTGTCCCGCTGGTCTTGCTGGGCGTCCTTGCTGGTCCTGCCTGTCTGGTCGGGCTGTTTGGCTGCATGGCGATTGCCCCTAATCAGGCGCGCGTGTTGTTGCTGTTTGGAGAATACAAAGGCTCGGTAATGCAGTCTGGTTTCTTCTGGGTCAATCCGTTTTTTTCCAAGAAGAAGATTTCCTTAAGGATCCGGAATTTTGAAACCGGCTCAGTTTCTACGCCGGAGCAGAAGGATCAGGCAGGGAATATCATCCAGCACAAAATACGGTCAGGGGGGCGGCCATCCAAGGTCAATGATCGGGATGGGAATCCGATCGATATTTCAGCGGTCGTGGTCTGGCGTGTGGTGAATACTGCAGAGGCGATGTTTGAAGTGGATGATTACGAGGATTTTGTTTCGGTGCAGAGCGAAGCGGCGTTGCGGAATCTGGCCAGCCGCCATCCTTATGACAGTGAGGATCATGAACTTTCTCTAAGAGGCAATACCCAGGATATCTGTGATCAACTGAAGGTCGATATTCAGGAGCGTCTGGAAAAAGCGGGTGTGGAAGTCATTGAATCTCGTATCAGTCATCTGGCTTATGCACAGGAAATTGCCGCCGCAATGTTGCAGCGACAGCAGGCGCAGGCCGTCGTTGCTGCCCGGACCAAAATTGTAGAAGGCGCTGTCGGCATGGTGGATATGGCGTTGAAACACCTGTCCGAGGGAAAGATTGTGGAATTGAATGAAGATCGACGCGCAGCACTGGTTTCCAACCTGCTGGTTGTCTTATGCAGTGACCGGCATACACAGCCCGTGGTGAATACGGGGTCATCAGGCTCTTAA
- a CDS encoding aminotransferase class III-fold pyridoxal phosphate-dependent enzyme has translation MTEFLPDDQELFASQLKDFVPPDSFDAHAHLYRPQDAITSLPSAAENEQGFSGWNEFCKNLELWMGPLRPSAGLFFAIPKPTLDRKPANQFILSELADQPGCRALLLVTPEDSPEEVEAQILAGKYSGFKVYHVYANRKDTLQAEPQEYIPEWVWELSHRYSLAIMLHMVRARAIADPINQTYIREHCLQYPDAKLILAHAARGFCGNHTTEGIASLRGLDNVFFDTSAVCESQPFEAILREFGTSRLLFGTDFSVSEIYGRCVSIGDGFLWLGEQNVEWESSTFAKPVRVGLESLLAIKQACHTLRLNDADVERIFCHNARAMLGIETNSTANITQDTYKRAKQLIPGGTQLLSKRPEMFAPDCWPAYYREANGCEVIDLDGKVYHDLSTSGIGSCLLGYRDPDVTDAVVRRVQLGSMSSLNSPEEVELAELLTTLHPWSDQARFCRTGGESMAIAVRIARAKTGRDEIALCGYHGWSDWYLATNLPRKSTEPGTSLDKHLLPGLDPAGVPAGLSETTHPFTYNDIDGLRHIIRERGSKLAAIVMEPTRYIHPDPGFLEAVRELCDECGAVLVIDEITTGWRLALGGAHLHYGIEPDIAVFAKALGNGHPVAAIIGRRSVMDAAETSFISSTYWTEGVGSTAALATIRKMQTVNVREHIHQIGEAFRTGWLELGQQHGIPVKAVGHAVLLHHQFDHPQAAELGTLFTIRMLEKGFLTGSGFYPTLAHQPRHIRNYFAAADSVFAELTSALSSGDLSSRLKTPVRHSGFARLTPSPKT, from the coding sequence ATGACTGAGTTTTTACCCGATGATCAGGAACTGTTTGCCAGCCAGCTCAAAGACTTTGTCCCCCCCGACAGTTTTGATGCCCATGCCCACCTGTATCGGCCACAGGATGCCATTACCAGTCTGCCATCCGCCGCCGAAAACGAACAGGGCTTTTCAGGCTGGAATGAATTCTGTAAGAACCTGGAACTCTGGATGGGCCCCCTCCGCCCTTCTGCGGGACTGTTTTTTGCCATCCCCAAGCCAACCCTGGATCGCAAACCCGCCAATCAGTTCATTCTGAGTGAACTGGCAGATCAGCCCGGCTGTCGTGCACTCCTGCTTGTCACGCCTGAAGATTCACCGGAGGAAGTAGAAGCACAAATCCTCGCTGGCAAATACAGCGGCTTCAAAGTCTACCATGTCTACGCCAATCGAAAAGATACCCTGCAGGCAGAGCCTCAGGAATACATTCCGGAATGGGTCTGGGAACTCTCCCACCGATACAGCCTGGCCATTATGCTGCACATGGTCCGAGCGCGGGCCATCGCAGACCCCATCAATCAGACCTATATCCGCGAGCACTGTCTGCAGTACCCAGATGCGAAACTCATTCTCGCACATGCGGCCCGGGGTTTCTGTGGAAACCACACCACGGAAGGCATTGCATCCCTCCGCGGTCTGGACAACGTCTTCTTCGACACTTCTGCCGTCTGCGAGTCACAGCCTTTTGAAGCCATCTTGCGCGAATTTGGTACCAGTCGCCTGCTGTTCGGAACCGATTTTTCTGTCAGCGAAATTTATGGTCGCTGTGTGAGCATCGGCGACGGTTTCCTCTGGCTGGGCGAACAGAATGTGGAATGGGAATCGTCCACCTTCGCTAAGCCAGTTCGTGTGGGACTGGAATCACTGCTGGCAATCAAACAGGCCTGCCATACACTACGCCTGAATGATGCGGACGTCGAACGCATCTTCTGCCACAACGCCCGTGCCATGCTGGGAATTGAAACAAACTCAACCGCTAATATCACTCAGGACACCTATAAACGGGCCAAACAGTTAATTCCCGGTGGTACCCAGCTACTGAGCAAGCGGCCTGAAATGTTCGCCCCTGACTGCTGGCCCGCCTACTACCGGGAAGCGAATGGCTGTGAAGTCATCGACCTCGATGGAAAAGTTTATCACGACCTGTCCACTTCGGGCATCGGCTCCTGCCTGCTGGGCTACCGTGATCCTGATGTGACCGACGCTGTGGTTCGTCGCGTTCAACTTGGCTCCATGAGTTCTCTGAATTCACCCGAAGAAGTTGAACTTGCCGAACTGTTAACCACCCTGCACCCCTGGTCCGACCAGGCTCGCTTCTGCCGGACCGGCGGAGAATCGATGGCCATCGCCGTCCGCATCGCCCGCGCGAAAACAGGTCGCGACGAAATTGCCTTGTGCGGTTATCATGGCTGGAGCGACTGGTACCTGGCAACAAACCTGCCTCGGAAATCAACAGAGCCCGGAACGTCCCTCGACAAGCATCTTTTGCCCGGTCTGGATCCGGCCGGTGTCCCCGCTGGCTTGTCCGAAACCACACATCCCTTCACCTACAATGACATCGACGGCCTGAGACATATTATCAGAGAACGAGGATCAAAACTGGCAGCGATCGTGATGGAGCCAACGCGTTACATTCACCCTGACCCCGGCTTTCTGGAAGCAGTCCGCGAACTCTGTGATGAATGCGGCGCGGTCTTGGTGATTGATGAAATCACAACGGGCTGGCGTCTCGCTCTGGGCGGCGCTCATCTGCACTATGGAATTGAACCGGACATCGCTGTCTTTGCAAAAGCATTGGGGAACGGGCATCCGGTGGCGGCTATCATCGGCAGACGTTCCGTGATGGATGCAGCCGAAACTTCATTCATCTCCAGTACCTACTGGACCGAAGGCGTGGGCTCCACGGCTGCCCTGGCCACCATTCGGAAAATGCAGACGGTCAATGTCCGCGAACACATCCATCAGATTGGTGAAGCCTTCCGCACAGGCTGGCTGGAACTGGGCCAACAGCATGGAATACCAGTGAAAGCCGTCGGTCATGCCGTCCTGCTGCATCATCAGTTCGACCACCCCCAGGCTGCCGAACTGGGCACACTCTTCACCATTCGTATGCTGGAAAAAGGCTTCCTGACCGGGAGTGGCTTCTATCCCACGCTCGCCCACCAGCCACGTCATATCCGGAATTACTTCGCTGCTGCCGACTCGGTTTTTGCCGAACTCACATCGGCTCTCTCGTCTGGCGATCTTTCCAGCCGTCTTAAAACACCAGTCAGGCACTCCGGCTTCGCCCGACTGACTCCCAGCCCGAAGACATAA